A genomic stretch from Pseudomonas alkylphenolica includes:
- the purU gene encoding formyltetrahydrofolate deformylase gives MSRAPDTWILTADCPSLLGTVDVVTRYLYEQHCYVTEHHSFDDRLSGRFFIRVEFRQPDDFDEASFRAGLAERGEAFGMLFELTAPKHRPKVVIMVSKADHCLNDLLYRQRIGQLSMDVVAVISNHPDLEPLAQWHRIPYYHFALEPHDKPAQERKVLQVIEESGAELVILARYMQVLSPELCRKLDGWAINIHHSLLPGFKGAKPYHQAYNKGVKLVGATAHYINNDLDEGPIIAQGVESVDHSHYPEDLIAKGRDIECLTLARAVGYHIERRVFLNANRTVVL, from the coding sequence ATGAGCCGAGCACCGGACACCTGGATTCTCACCGCTGACTGTCCGAGCCTGCTCGGTACGGTGGATGTGGTGACGCGTTATCTGTATGAGCAGCACTGCTACGTCACCGAGCACCATTCGTTCGATGACCGGTTGTCCGGGCGCTTCTTCATTCGCGTGGAATTCCGTCAGCCGGATGACTTCGACGAAGCCAGTTTTCGTGCAGGCCTTGCGGAGCGGGGCGAGGCCTTTGGCATGCTGTTCGAGCTGACCGCGCCCAAGCATCGACCGAAAGTGGTGATCATGGTGTCCAAAGCCGATCACTGCCTCAACGACCTGCTCTATCGCCAGCGCATCGGGCAATTGAGCATGGACGTTGTGGCGGTGATCTCCAACCACCCGGACCTCGAACCGCTGGCCCAGTGGCACCGCATTCCCTATTACCACTTCGCCCTGGAGCCGCACGATAAACCGGCGCAGGAGCGCAAGGTGCTGCAGGTGATCGAAGAGTCCGGCGCCGAACTGGTGATCCTTGCCCGCTACATGCAGGTGCTGTCGCCGGAACTGTGCCGCAAGCTCGACGGTTGGGCGATCAACATCCATCACTCGCTGCTGCCGGGCTTCAAGGGCGCCAAGCCCTATCACCAGGCCTACAACAAAGGCGTGAAGCTGGTGGGGGCGACGGCCCACTACATCAACAACGATCTCGACGAAGGGCCGATCATTGCCCAGGGCGTGGAGTCGGTCGATCACAGTCACTATCCGGAAGACCTGATCGCCAAAGGCCGCGACATCGAGTGCCTGACGTTGGCGCGGGCGGTGGGCTATCACATTGAGCGGCGAGTGTTTTTGAATGCCAACAGGACGGTAGTGCTTTGA
- a CDS encoding sarcosine oxidase subunit delta yields the protein MLHIFCPHCGELRSEEEFHAAGQAHIPRPLDPSACSDEEWGTYMFFRDNPRGLHHELWIHAAGCRQYFNATRDTVTYEILETYPIGAKPQVTGKNTSPQLAVSGQGEKV from the coding sequence ATGTTGCATATCTTCTGTCCCCACTGCGGCGAGCTGCGCTCCGAAGAGGAGTTCCACGCCGCAGGCCAGGCGCACATTCCGCGGCCGCTGGACCCCAGCGCCTGCTCCGACGAGGAGTGGGGCACCTACATGTTCTTCCGTGACAACCCGCGTGGCCTGCACCACGAGCTGTGGATTCACGCCGCCGGTTGCCGCCAGTACTTCAACGCCACCCGTGACACGGTGACCTACGAAATCCTGGAAACCTATCCGATCGGCGCCAAGCCGCAAGTGACCGGCAAAAACACCAGCCCGCAGTTGGCAGTCAGTGGTCAGGGAGAAAAGGTATGA
- a CDS encoding sarcosine oxidase subunit alpha, which yields MSQVYRLSNGGRIDRSKVLNFTFNGQTYQGYAGDTLAAALLANGVDIVGRSFKYSRPRGIIAAGSEEPNAILQIGATEATQVPNVRATQQALYAGLVATSTNGWPSVNTDVMGILGKVGGKLMPPGFYYKTFMYPQSFWMTYENYIRKAAGLGRAPLENDPDSYDYMNQHCDVLVVGAGPAGLAAALAAGRSGARVILADEQEEFGGSLLDSRESLDGKPAAEWVAAVIAELKGMREVTLLPRATVNGYHDHNFLTIHERLTDHLGDRAPIGTVRQRMHRVRAKRVVLATGAHERPLVYGNNDVPGNMLAGAVSTYVRRYGVAPGRNLVLSTNNDHAYRVALDWHDAGLKVVAIADARHNPRGSLVEEARAKGMRILTSSAVIESRGSKHVTAARVAAIDVKAHKITSPGEWLDCDLVATSGGYSPVVHLASHLGGKPVWREDILGFVPGDAPQKRVCVGGINGVFALADTLADGFEGGVRAATEAGFKAVQGTLPKVLARQEEATVALFQVPHDKNTARAPKQFVDQQNDVTAAAIELATREGFESVEHVKRYTALGFGTDQGKLGNINGLAIAARSMGITIPEMGTTMFRPNYTPITFGAVAGRHCGHLFEPVRFTALHAWHLKSGAEFEDVGQWKRPWYFPRNGEDLHAAVARECKAVRDSVGLLDASTLGKIDIQGPDAREFLNRIYTNAWTKLDVGKARYGLMCKEDGMVFDDGVTACVGENHFIMTTTTGGAARVLQWLEIYQQTEWPDLKVYFTSVTDHWATLTLSGPNSRKLLSEVTDIDLDKDAFPFMSWKEGLVAGVPARVFRISFTGELSYEINIQANYAMGVLEKIAEAGKQYNLTPYGTETMHVLRAEKGFIIVGQDTDGSMTPDDLNMGWCVGRTKPFSWIGWRGMNREDCVRENRKQLVGLKPVDPTQWLPEGAQLVFDPKQAIPMDMVGHVTSSYASNSLGYSFAMGVVKGGLKRIGERVYSPQADGSVIEAEICSSVFFDPKGERQNI from the coding sequence ATGAGCCAGGTCTATCGCCTGTCCAACGGCGGTCGTATCGATCGCAGCAAAGTCTTGAACTTCACTTTCAACGGCCAGACCTACCAGGGTTATGCCGGTGACACCCTGGCCGCAGCGTTGCTGGCCAACGGTGTGGACATCGTCGGGCGCAGCTTCAAGTACTCGCGCCCCCGCGGGATCATCGCCGCAGGCTCCGAAGAGCCGAACGCGATCCTGCAGATCGGTGCCACCGAAGCCACCCAGGTGCCCAACGTGCGCGCCACCCAGCAGGCCCTGTATGCCGGCCTGGTGGCCACCAGCACCAACGGCTGGCCGAGCGTCAACACCGACGTCATGGGGATTCTCGGCAAGGTCGGCGGCAAGCTGATGCCGCCGGGCTTCTACTACAAGACGTTCATGTACCCGCAGTCGTTCTGGATGACCTACGAGAATTACATCCGCAAGGCGGCCGGCCTTGGCCGTGCGCCGCTGGAAAACGATCCGGACAGCTACGACTACATGAACCAGCACTGTGACGTGCTGGTGGTCGGCGCTGGGCCTGCCGGCCTTGCCGCGGCATTGGCCGCCGGGCGTAGCGGTGCCCGGGTGATCCTTGCCGATGAGCAGGAAGAGTTCGGTGGCAGCCTGCTCGACAGCCGTGAAAGCCTGGATGGCAAACCGGCTGCCGAATGGGTCGCGGCGGTGATCGCCGAGCTCAAGGGCATGCGTGAAGTGACCCTGTTGCCACGGGCCACGGTCAACGGTTACCACGACCACAACTTCCTCACCATCCACGAGCGCCTGACCGACCACCTGGGCGATCGCGCGCCGATCGGCACCGTGCGCCAGCGCATGCACCGGGTACGTGCCAAGCGCGTGGTGCTGGCCACTGGCGCCCATGAGCGTCCGCTGGTGTACGGCAACAACGATGTGCCGGGCAACATGCTGGCCGGCGCGGTTTCCACCTACGTGCGTCGTTATGGCGTGGCGCCGGGCCGCAACCTGGTGCTGTCGACCAACAACGACCATGCCTACCGTGTGGCGCTGGACTGGCATGACGCCGGCCTGAAAGTGGTCGCCATCGCCGACGCCCGGCACAACCCGCGCGGTTCGCTGGTGGAAGAAGCGCGGGCCAAGGGCATGCGCATCCTCACCTCCAGCGCAGTGATCGAGTCGCGTGGCAGCAAGCATGTGACCGCTGCCCGTGTCGCCGCGATTGACGTCAAAGCGCACAAAATCACCAGCCCGGGCGAATGGCTGGACTGCGATCTGGTTGCCACTTCCGGTGGCTACAGCCCGGTCGTGCACCTGGCTTCGCACCTGGGCGGCAAGCCGGTCTGGCGTGAAGACATTCTCGGCTTCGTGCCGGGCGACGCACCGCAGAAGCGTGTGTGTGTCGGTGGCATCAACGGTGTGTTCGCCCTGGCCGACACCCTGGCAGACGGTTTCGAAGGCGGCGTGCGCGCGGCAACCGAAGCCGGTTTCAAGGCCGTGCAGGGCACCCTGCCGAAAGTCCTGGCGCGTCAGGAAGAAGCTACCGTGGCACTGTTCCAGGTGCCCCACGACAAAAACACCGCACGGGCGCCGAAGCAATTCGTCGACCAGCAGAACGACGTCACCGCCGCCGCCATCGAACTGGCTACACGCGAAGGTTTCGAATCGGTCGAGCACGTCAAACGCTACACCGCCCTGGGCTTCGGTACCGATCAGGGCAAGCTGGGCAACATCAACGGCCTGGCCATCGCAGCGCGCTCGATGGGCATCACCATTCCGGAAATGGGCACCACCATGTTCCGCCCCAACTACACGCCGATCACCTTCGGCGCCGTGGCTGGCCGGCACTGTGGGCACCTGTTCGAACCGGTGCGTTTCACCGCGCTGCATGCCTGGCACCTGAAAAGCGGCGCCGAGTTTGAAGACGTCGGCCAGTGGAAACGGCCGTGGTACTTCCCGCGCAACGGCGAAGACCTTCATGCCGCCGTGGCCCGTGAGTGCAAGGCTGTGCGTGACAGCGTCGGCCTGCTCGATGCTTCGACTCTGGGCAAGATCGATATCCAGGGCCCGGACGCCCGCGAGTTCCTCAACCGCATTTACACCAACGCCTGGACCAAGCTCGATGTAGGCAAGGCCCGTTATGGCTTGATGTGCAAGGAAGACGGCATGGTCTTCGACGACGGCGTGACGGCTTGCGTCGGCGAAAACCACTTCATCATGACCACCACGACCGGCGGCGCGGCGCGTGTACTGCAGTGGCTGGAGATTTATCAACAGACCGAATGGCCAGACCTGAAGGTGTACTTCACCTCGGTGACCGACCATTGGGCGACCCTGACCCTGTCGGGCCCGAACAGCCGCAAGCTGCTCAGCGAAGTGACTGATATCGACCTGGACAAGGACGCGTTCCCGTTCATGAGCTGGAAGGAAGGCCTGGTCGCGGGTGTGCCAGCGCGGGTGTTCCGCATCTCGTTCACCGGTGAGCTGTCGTACGAAATCAACATCCAGGCCAACTACGCCATGGGCGTGCTGGAGAAAATCGCCGAGGCCGGCAAGCAGTACAACCTCACCCCTTACGGCACCGAGACCATGCACGTCCTGCGGGCCGAGAAGGGCTTCATCATCGTCGGTCAGGACACCGACGGCTCGATGACCCCGGACGACCTCAACATGGGCTGGTGTGTGGGCCGTACCAAGCCGTTCTCGTGGATTGGCTGGCGCGGCATGAACCGCGAAGACTGCGTGCGCGAAAACCGCAAGCAGCTGGTCGGGCTCAAGCCGGTCGACCCGACCCAGTGGCTGCCGGAAGGCGCACAACTGGTGTTCGACCCGAAACAAGCGATCCCGATGGACATGGTCGGTCACGTCACCTCCAGCTATGCCAGCAACTCCCTGGGCTATTCCTTTGCCATGGGCGTGGTGAAAGGCGGGCTCAAGCGGATCGGCGAGCGGGTTTACTCGCCGCAGGCCGATGGCAGCGTGATTGAAGCGGAGATCTGTTCTTCGGTGTTCTTCGATCCGAAGGGTGAGCGGCAGAACATCTAA
- a CDS encoding DUF3077 domain-containing protein, whose protein sequence is MKKIVPDPPTSLYPTLDKPFGDCPAGHPQLFSVNAGIAPHDALVHISLYLRCAYDTANQSFDGIDESAKGFLWSTLHSVEMAKGLVEALLDALENRELSPL, encoded by the coding sequence ATGAAAAAGATCGTCCCTGATCCACCCACCTCGCTTTATCCCACCCTCGACAAACCCTTCGGCGATTGCCCTGCCGGTCACCCGCAACTCTTCTCCGTCAATGCCGGCATCGCTCCGCATGACGCGCTGGTGCATATCTCGCTGTATCTGCGTTGCGCCTACGACACGGCGAATCAATCTTTCGATGGTATCGATGAGTCGGCCAAGGGCTTTCTCTGGTCCACCCTGCATTCGGTGGAGATGGCCAAGGGGCTGGTGGAGGCTTTGCTTGATGCTCTGGAGAATCGGGAGTTGAGTCCGCTTTGA
- the glyA gene encoding serine hydroxymethyltransferase, whose amino-acid sequence MFSKQDQIQGYDDALLAAINAEEQRQEDHIELIASENYTSKRVMQAQGSGLTNKYAEGYPGKRYYGGCEHVDKVEQLAIDRAKQLFGADYANVQPHSGSSANSAVYLALLQAGDTILGMSLAHGGHLTHGAKVSSSGKLYNAVQYGIDTSTGLIDYNEVERLAVEHKPKMIVAGFSAYSKTLDFPRFRQIADKVGAYLFVDMAHVAGLVAAGLYPNPLPYADVVTTTTHKTLRGPRGGLILARSNEEIEKKLNAAVFPGAQGGPLMHVIAAKAVCFKEALEPGFKTYQQQVIDNAQAMAKVFIERGFDVVSGGTDNHLFLVSLIRQGLTGKDADAALGRAHITVNKNAVPNDPQSPFVTSGLRIGTPAVTSRGFKVAQCVELAGWICDILDNLGDADVEADVAKNVSALCADFPVYR is encoded by the coding sequence ATGTTCAGCAAGCAAGACCAGATCCAGGGTTACGACGATGCACTGCTGGCGGCGATCAATGCCGAAGAGCAACGCCAGGAAGATCACATCGAACTGATCGCCTCGGAAAACTACACCAGCAAGCGCGTCATGCAGGCCCAGGGCAGCGGCCTGACCAACAAATACGCCGAAGGTTATCCAGGCAAGCGCTACTACGGCGGTTGCGAGCATGTGGATAAAGTCGAGCAACTGGCTATCGATCGCGCCAAGCAGCTGTTCGGCGCCGACTACGCCAACGTCCAGCCGCACTCCGGCTCCTCGGCCAACAGTGCCGTGTACCTGGCTCTGCTGCAGGCCGGCGATACCATTCTCGGCATGAGCCTGGCCCATGGCGGCCACCTGACCCACGGCGCCAAGGTGTCGTCTTCGGGCAAGCTGTACAACGCCGTGCAGTACGGCATCGACACCAGCACCGGGCTGATCGACTACAACGAAGTCGAGCGCCTGGCCGTGGAACACAAGCCGAAGATGATCGTTGCCGGGTTCTCGGCCTACTCGAAAACCCTCGATTTTCCACGTTTCCGTCAGATCGCCGACAAGGTCGGCGCCTACCTGTTCGTCGACATGGCCCACGTTGCCGGTCTGGTGGCTGCGGGCCTGTATCCGAACCCGCTGCCTTACGCCGATGTGGTCACCACCACCACCCACAAGACCCTGCGCGGCCCACGTGGCGGCCTGATCCTGGCGCGCAGCAACGAAGAGATCGAAAAGAAGCTCAACGCCGCGGTATTCCCCGGTGCCCAGGGCGGCCCGCTGATGCATGTGATCGCCGCCAAGGCAGTGTGCTTCAAGGAGGCGCTGGAGCCGGGCTTCAAGACTTATCAACAGCAGGTGATCGACAACGCCCAGGCCATGGCCAAGGTGTTTATCGAGCGTGGCTTCGATGTGGTCTCCGGTGGTACCGACAACCACCTGTTCCTGGTCAGCCTGATTCGCCAGGGGCTGACCGGTAAAGATGCCGACGCTGCCCTGGGCCGCGCCCACATCACCGTCAACAAGAACGCCGTACCCAACGATCCGCAGTCGCCGTTCGTCACCTCCGGCCTGCGCATCGGCACCCCGGCGGTTACCAGCCGCGGCTTCAAGGTTGCCCAGTGCGTGGAACTGGCCGGCTGGATCTGCGACATCCTCGACAACCTCGGCGATGCCGATGTCGAGGCTGATGTTGCGAAGAACGTGTCGGCACTCTGTGCAGATTTCCCGGTTTATCGCTGA
- a CDS encoding sarcosine oxidase subunit beta family protein: protein MQRYSGFGLLKHSLSHHENWQRMWRTPTPKKVYDVVIVGGGGHGLATAYYLAKEHGITNVAVVEKGWLGGGNTARNTTIVRSNYLWDESAHLYEHAMKLWEGLSQDINYNVMFSQRGVYNLCHTLQDIRDSERRVNANRLNGVDGELLNTQQVAEEIPYLDCSKNTRYPILGATVQRRGGVARHDAVAWGYARAADALGVDLIQQTEVIGFRKENGVVIGVETNKGFIGAKRVGVVTAGNSGHMARLAGFRLPIESHPLQALVSEPLKPIIDSVIMSNAVHGYISQSDKGDLVIGAGIDGWVGYGQRGSYPVIEHTLQAIVEMFPILSRVRMNRQWGGIVDTTPDACPIISKTPVKNMFFNCGWGTGGFKATPGSGNVFAASLAKGEMHPLAKPFSIDRFYNGALIDEHGAAAVAH, encoded by the coding sequence ATGCAACGTTACTCGGGCTTCGGCCTTCTCAAGCACTCGCTCAGCCACCACGAAAACTGGCAGCGCATGTGGCGCACGCCGACCCCGAAAAAGGTCTACGACGTGGTCATCGTCGGCGGTGGCGGGCACGGCCTGGCTACGGCCTACTATCTGGCCAAGGAACACGGCATCACCAACGTCGCCGTGGTCGAGAAGGGCTGGCTGGGCGGCGGTAACACCGCGCGCAATACCACCATCGTGCGCTCCAACTACCTGTGGGACGAATCGGCACATCTCTATGAACATGCCATGAAGCTCTGGGAAGGGCTGTCGCAAGACATCAACTACAACGTGATGTTCTCCCAGCGCGGCGTCTACAACCTCTGCCACACCCTGCAGGACATTCGCGACTCCGAGCGCCGGGTCAACGCCAACCGCCTCAACGGCGTGGACGGCGAGCTGCTCAACACCCAGCAGGTCGCCGAAGAAATCCCCTACCTGGATTGCTCGAAAAACACCCGCTATCCGATCCTCGGCGCCACCGTGCAACGGCGCGGTGGCGTGGCCCGTCACGATGCCGTGGCCTGGGGCTACGCACGTGCCGCCGATGCCCTGGGCGTGGACCTGATCCAGCAGACCGAAGTGATCGGCTTTCGTAAGGAAAACGGTGTGGTCATCGGGGTCGAGACCAACAAGGGCTTTATCGGCGCCAAGCGCGTCGGTGTGGTCACCGCCGGTAACTCCGGGCACATGGCCAGGCTCGCCGGCTTCCGCCTGCCGATCGAATCGCATCCGCTGCAGGCGCTGGTGTCCGAACCGCTCAAGCCGATCATCGACAGCGTGATCATGTCCAACGCCGTGCACGGCTACATCAGCCAGTCGGACAAGGGTGACCTGGTCATCGGCGCCGGTATCGACGGCTGGGTTGGCTACGGTCAGCGCGGTTCGTACCCGGTGATCGAACACACCCTGCAGGCGATCGTCGAAATGTTTCCGATTCTTTCGCGGGTGCGGATGAACCGCCAGTGGGGCGGCATCGTCGACACCACGCCGGACGCTTGCCCGATCATCTCCAAAACCCCGGTGAAGAACATGTTCTTCAACTGTGGCTGGGGCACCGGCGGCTTCAAGGCCACCCCGGGCTCGGGCAACGTTTTTGCCGCCAGTCTGGCCAAGGGCGAAATGCACCCGCTGGCCAAACCTTTTTCCATCGACCGTTTCTACAACGGTGCACTGATCGACGAACACGGCGCCGCCGCTGTCGCCCACTAA
- a CDS encoding sarcosine oxidase subunit gamma — MSTINVYQQRPGNDVKAESPLHHADLPSLVGKGRKNAGVTLREHKFLGHLTLRGDGRDPAFAGGVFKALGLELPVALTVVANGEMSLQWLGPDEWLLIVPGGQEFAVEQKLRDALDGQHIQVVNVSGGQTLLELSGPNVREVLMKSTSYDVHPNNFPVGKAVGTVFAKSQLVIRRTGEETWELLIRRSFSDYWWLWLQDAAAEYGLSIEA, encoded by the coding sequence ATGAGCACGATCAACGTCTACCAGCAACGCCCCGGCAACGACGTCAAAGCCGAGTCGCCACTGCATCACGCCGACCTGCCCAGCCTGGTCGGCAAAGGCCGCAAGAACGCCGGGGTGACCCTGCGGGAACACAAGTTTCTCGGTCATCTGACCCTGCGTGGCGATGGCCGCGACCCCGCGTTTGCCGGCGGTGTGTTCAAGGCCTTGGGCCTGGAACTGCCAGTGGCGCTGACCGTGGTCGCCAACGGCGAGATGTCGCTGCAATGGCTGGGCCCGGATGAGTGGCTGCTGATCGTCCCAGGCGGCCAGGAATTCGCGGTCGAGCAGAAGCTGCGCGATGCCCTCGACGGTCAGCATATCCAGGTGGTCAACGTCAGCGGCGGGCAAACCCTGCTGGAACTGAGCGGCCCGAATGTGCGCGAAGTGCTGATGAAATCCACCAGCTATGATGTTCATCCAAACAACTTCCCGGTCGGCAAGGCCGTGGGCACGGTGTTCGCCAAGTCGCAACTGGTGATCCGCCGTACCGGCGAGGAAACCTGGGAACTGCTGATTCGTCGCAGCTTCTCCGATTACTGGTGGCTGTGGCTGCAGGACGCGGCAGCCGAATACGGTTTGAGCATCGAGGCCTAG
- the fdhA gene encoding formaldehyde dehydrogenase, glutathione-independent has translation MSGNRGVVYLGAGKVEVQKIDYPKMQDPRGKKIEHGVILRVVSTNICGSDQHMVRGRTTAQVGLVLGHEITGEVIEKGRDVENLQIGDLVSVPFNVACGRCRSCKEQHTGVCLTVNPARAGGAYGYVDMGDWTGGQAEYVLVPYADFNLLKLPNRDKAMEKIRDLTCLSDILPTGYHGAVTAGVGPGSSVYIAGAGPVGLAAAASARLLGAAVVIVGDVNPVRLAHAKAQGFEIADLSQDTPLHEQIANLLGEPEVDCAVDAVGFEARGHGHAGAKHEAPATVLNSLMGVVRVAGKIGIPGLYVTEDPGAVDAAAKIGSLSIRFGLGWAKSHSFHTGQTPVMKYNRQLMQAIMWDRINIAEVVGVQVISLDQAPEGYGEFDAGVPKKFVIDPHKLFSAA, from the coding sequence ATGTCTGGTAATCGTGGTGTGGTGTATCTCGGCGCCGGCAAGGTCGAGGTGCAGAAGATTGACTACCCGAAAATGCAGGATCCGCGTGGCAAGAAAATCGAGCACGGGGTGATCCTCAGGGTGGTCTCCACCAACATCTGTGGCTCCGACCAGCACATGGTCCGTGGCCGTACCACGGCCCAGGTCGGCCTGGTGCTGGGCCATGAAATCACCGGCGAGGTGATCGAAAAAGGCCGCGACGTGGAAAACCTGCAGATCGGCGATCTGGTCTCGGTGCCCTTCAACGTCGCCTGTGGCCGCTGCCGCTCCTGCAAGGAACAACACACCGGCGTCTGCCTGACGGTCAACCCGGCGCGTGCCGGTGGTGCCTACGGCTATGTCGACATGGGCGACTGGACCGGTGGCCAGGCCGAATACGTGCTGGTGCCTTACGCCGATTTCAACCTGCTGAAACTGCCCAACCGCGACAAGGCCATGGAGAAAATCCGCGACCTGACCTGCCTCTCCGACATTCTTCCGACTGGCTATCACGGCGCGGTAACTGCCGGGGTTGGCCCAGGCAGTTCGGTGTACATCGCCGGTGCCGGCCCTGTGGGCCTGGCTGCGGCAGCTTCGGCACGTTTGCTAGGGGCAGCAGTGGTAATCGTCGGCGACGTCAACCCGGTGCGTCTGGCGCACGCCAAGGCCCAGGGCTTTGAAATTGCTGACCTGTCCCAGGACACCCCGTTGCACGAACAGATCGCCAACCTGCTGGGCGAACCGGAAGTCGACTGCGCGGTGGATGCCGTGGGTTTCGAAGCCCGTGGTCATGGCCATGCCGGTGCCAAGCACGAAGCACCGGCTACCGTACTCAACTCGCTGATGGGCGTGGTCCGTGTTGCCGGCAAGATCGGCATTCCCGGCCTGTATGTCACTGAAGATCCGGGTGCGGTGGATGCCGCAGCGAAAATCGGCAGCCTGAGCATCCGCTTCGGTCTGGGCTGGGCCAAGTCGCATAGCTTCCACACCGGGCAAACGCCAGTGATGAAGTACAACCGTCAGCTGATGCAGGCGATCATGTGGGACCGCATCAACATTGCCGAAGTGGTGGGCGTGCAGGTGATCAGCCTGGATCAGGCGCCTGAAGGGTATGGCGAGTTTGATGCCGGGGTGCCGAAGAAATTCGTTATCGATCCGCACAAGCTGTTTAGCGCGGCGTAA
- a CDS encoding REP-associated tyrosine transposase, protein MDSPASHRLRRGRFSEPGRYYLLTSITRNREPIFESFQAARCIPAQFQQAQIDGAARTLAWVVMPDHVHWLIELQHGSLACLMRRFKSRSRCALYKQGTLQGKLWQPGYHDHALRREEKVRVVARYVVANPLRAGLVTKLGDYPHWDAVWL, encoded by the coding sequence ATGGACAGTCCCGCCTCCCACCGCCTGCGCCGCGGCCGCTTCTCCGAGCCCGGCCGCTATTACCTGCTGACCAGCATTACTCGCAATCGAGAACCGATATTCGAGAGTTTCCAGGCCGCCCGCTGTATTCCGGCACAGTTCCAGCAGGCACAAATTGATGGCGCCGCACGTACTCTGGCCTGGGTGGTAATGCCGGATCATGTGCACTGGCTGATTGAACTGCAGCATGGCTCACTGGCCTGCCTGATGCGCCGCTTCAAATCCCGCAGCCGTTGTGCGCTGTACAAGCAAGGCACGCTGCAGGGCAAGCTGTGGCAGCCTGGATATCATGATCATGCGTTGCGGCGGGAAGAAAAGGTGCGGGTGGTGGCGCGCTATGTGGTGGCCAATCCGCTGAGGGCTGGGCTGGTAACCAAGCTTGGGGATTATCCGCATTGGGATGCGGTCTGGCTTTAA
- a CDS encoding DUF2780 domain-containing protein, whose translation MKRFALVTLMTLAASPVFAFNLSDAANAVSAMQGNKDGAAVQAPAASANLLNTLGSELKITPEQAIGGTGALLGLARNQLSSTDYEQLSKAVPGLDLLSGENALGGLSGLGELLGNSGNSSALSNALGGNVKDTNDLNNAFSALGMDTGMIGLFAPLILQYLGQQGVTGSLLQSLGGLWGTPATVPSV comes from the coding sequence ATGAAACGTTTCGCACTGGTCACCCTGATGACCCTGGCTGCCAGCCCGGTGTTTGCCTTCAACCTCAGCGATGCGGCCAACGCCGTTTCCGCCATGCAAGGTAACAAGGACGGCGCTGCAGTGCAGGCGCCAGCCGCCTCGGCGAATCTGCTCAACACCCTCGGTAGCGAGCTGAAAATCACCCCGGAACAAGCCATCGGTGGTACCGGTGCCTTGCTCGGTCTGGCCCGTAATCAACTCAGCAGCACTGACTACGAACAACTGAGCAAAGCCGTACCGGGCCTTGATCTGCTCTCTGGCGAAAACGCCTTGGGCGGCTTGAGCGGGCTGGGTGAACTGCTCGGTAACAGCGGCAACTCGTCGGCCCTGAGCAATGCCCTGGGCGGCAACGTCAAAGACACCAATGACCTGAACAATGCCTTCAGTGCCCTGGGTATGGACACCGGTATGATCGGCCTGTTTGCCCCGCTGATCTTGCAGTACCTCGGTCAGCAGGGCGTTACCGGTTCGCTGTTGCAGAGCCTCGGCGGCCTGTGGGGCACGCCGGCTACAGTGCCGTCGGTATAA